One segment of Candidatus Cloacimonadota bacterium DNA contains the following:
- a CDS encoding DNA internalization-related competence protein ComEC/Rec2 has translation MKQKLTKSPLFLPLIFWCAGIIIGNYFNIPHIFIYAGFILILSLAFIKKVRTPALFVLILLTGISRIDFQKRLLQNPFSEIMQKHSRIQQKITGRIISEVSEKDQRFKFLMELESINNKQISGRIRLSTSKQDLQYGDIIETIAVLHKIQKGSNPSVFDAEKYFYRQNIQAVGFTKDNPKIISNDASIFQKTIINIRKFIVHRIEKRFPANSGFIKAITIGDKSELDDMRKLLGRAGLSHLLAVSGLHVGLIALILFSFLKLIFKRNFARFLLIITLIVYGFICYWPASVFRAVIMISLFLLSKIIQRKADTNNILFCSLIVITAVHPYQLFSAGLQMSFMAVFVLLNLLPHIKLLKLEKQDIFLLSKTKKLINYVLIMCFSSFFLNLFLAPITIYHFQQFGFNGILGNLLGIPIMGIILPISLLIIFLPPISWLISVYHSAFSFIMFLFNFWSHFAAQPPLHFDFISVDLEQAAFLYLLLFSGFLFFSIKKIKRKLIFLFSFVSVLIVFILTFPSSSNYNKITFFDCGLGDLALIQTSEGKNIMIDTGPTERTSLSFGRSALPYCQNNGIKTIDKLFVTHAHNDHYGGLESVLENLEVKSLVITDEFTGRKVWQRYQDEIDQEKCEIILITDTISFFYDDLTLEILHPDKDFHHENINNNSIVILADFGEFEVMFTGDLELEGEEYILQRYADFLPAEILKVGHHGSKTASSLEFVDHVHPQFAFISTSIQNRFDFPHSQTLSTFSYLEDKLFISGKDGAVQLLIDEDMVFIKSFLSEKKYSIKIE, from the coding sequence TATCTACGCTGGCTTCATCTTAATTTTGAGCTTGGCTTTTATCAAAAAAGTAAGAACTCCCGCACTTTTTGTTCTTATCTTATTAACAGGAATATCCAGGATCGATTTCCAGAAACGTTTGCTTCAAAATCCATTTTCAGAAATCATGCAGAAACATTCCAGAATTCAACAGAAAATTACTGGGAGAATAATATCAGAAGTTTCAGAAAAAGATCAACGCTTCAAATTTCTGATGGAACTGGAATCCATAAATAATAAACAAATATCGGGAAGAATCAGGCTTTCCACTTCCAAACAAGATCTTCAATATGGCGATATTATAGAAACTATCGCTGTCCTGCACAAAATACAAAAAGGCAGCAATCCATCTGTTTTTGATGCCGAGAAATATTTCTATCGGCAAAACATCCAGGCTGTCGGTTTTACCAAAGATAATCCCAAGATCATTTCAAATGACGCTTCCATATTCCAGAAAACAATCATTAATATCAGAAAATTCATTGTTCACAGGATCGAGAAACGCTTTCCTGCAAATTCCGGTTTCATAAAGGCAATTACAATTGGCGATAAATCGGAGCTGGATGATATGAGAAAATTACTGGGCAGAGCCGGATTAAGCCATCTGCTGGCAGTTAGCGGGCTTCATGTAGGTTTAATTGCTCTAATTCTTTTCAGCTTCTTAAAATTGATTTTCAAGCGCAACTTTGCCAGATTTCTTCTTATCATCACGCTTATTGTTTACGGCTTCATCTGCTATTGGCCGGCATCTGTTTTCCGGGCAGTTATTATGATCTCTCTGTTTTTATTATCAAAGATCATACAGCGAAAAGCCGATACAAATAATATTCTTTTCTGCAGCCTTATCGTGATAACTGCGGTTCATCCTTATCAACTTTTCTCGGCTGGACTGCAGATGTCTTTCATGGCTGTTTTCGTACTGTTAAATCTTCTTCCTCATATCAAGCTTCTCAAGCTGGAAAAACAGGACATCTTTCTTTTAAGTAAAACTAAAAAACTGATAAATTATGTTTTGATAATGTGTTTCAGTTCATTTTTTCTAAATCTTTTTTTAGCACCCATCACGATCTATCATTTTCAGCAATTTGGCTTTAACGGAATTTTGGGAAATCTGCTGGGAATTCCAATAATGGGAATAATCCTGCCAATCTCCTTGCTGATAATTTTTCTACCACCTATTTCCTGGCTTATTTCTGTCTATCACTCTGCCTTCTCATTTATCATGTTTTTGTTTAATTTCTGGTCGCATTTTGCTGCTCAACCTCCCTTGCATTTCGATTTTATTTCAGTTGATTTAGAACAGGCAGCTTTTTTGTATTTGTTATTATTTTCGGGATTCCTGTTTTTCAGCATAAAGAAAATCAAACGTAAACTTATCTTTTTGTTTAGTTTTGTTTCTGTTTTGATCGTATTCATTTTAACCTTTCCGTCATCAAGTAATTATAACAAAATTACCTTTTTCGATTGCGGTTTGGGTGATCTGGCTCTTATTCAAACTTCGGAAGGCAAAAATATCATGATCGATACTGGACCGACAGAAAGAACTTCTCTGAGTTTCGGGCGTTCAGCTCTTCCCTACTGTCAGAATAATGGGATCAAAACTATCGATAAGCTTTTTGTTACTCATGCTCATAACGATCATTATGGCGGATTGGAAAGTGTATTGGAAAATCTGGAAGTAAAAAGTTTAGTCATTACAGATGAATTTACTGGCAGAAAAGTCTGGCAGAGATATCAGGATGAAATTGATCAGGAAAAGTGCGAAATAATTCTAATTACAGATACTATTTCATTTTTTTATGATGATTTAACTCTTGAAATTCTGCATCCCGATAAAGACTTTCACCATGAAAATATCAATAATAATTCTATTGTAATTTTAGCTGATTTTGGAGAATTTGAAGTAATGTTTACCGGTGATCTGGAGCTGGAAGGAGAGGAATATATTCTGCAAAGATATGCGGATTTCCTGCCAGCAGAAATTCTGAAAGTTGGTCATCATGGCAGCAAAACAGCCAGCAGTTTAGAATTTGTAGATCATGTGCATCCGCAATTTGCTTTTATTTCTACTTCTATTCAAAATAGATTCGATTTTCCTCATTCCCAAACACTCTCTACTTTTTCTTATCTGGAAGATAAATTATTTATCTCTGGAAAGGATGGAGCGGTTCAATTGCTGATTGACGAAGATATGGTTTTTATAAAATCATTTCTTTCTGAGAAAAAGTACTCAATCAAGATAGAATAA